A window of Formosa sp. Hel1_31_208 contains these coding sequences:
- a CDS encoding YtxH domain-containing protein, which produces MSDDSKSLSDDLNEMLGDAKEGAKKAADKVSEKASEFADEAKEFAGEAKEKASEFSKEAKASAKEFADDAKEVFSDGKNVAVIAHLTLIGWVIALVMNNNNKTEFGSFYIRQYLGFLLLSLLVIIPFLGWILGVVIFVAWIMSLVSALGGKMQPSFLLGKQFQEWFKTL; this is translated from the coding sequence ATGTCTGATGATAGTAAAAGTTTAAGCGATGACCTTAACGAAATGTTAGGTGATGCCAAAGAAGGCGCAAAAAAAGCTGCCGATAAAGTAAGTGAAAAAGCTAGTGAGTTTGCCGATGAGGCCAAGGAATTCGCAGGAGAAGCTAAGGAGAAAGCTTCAGAATTTTCAAAAGAGGCAAAAGCTTCTGCAAAAGAGTTTGCTGATGACGCCAAAGAAGTTTTTAGTGACGGAAAAAATGTAGCAGTTATTGCGCATCTAACGCTAATTGGATGGGTAATTGCATTGGTAATGAACAATAATAATAAAACTGAATTTGGCTCTTTTTATATTCGACAATATCTAGGGTTTTTATTATTAAGTCTACTGGTAATCATACCGTTTTTAGGTTGGATACTAGGCGTTGTTATTTTTGTAGCTTGGATTATGAGTTTAGTAAGTGCTTTAGGCGGGAAAATGCAACCATCATTTCTACTTGGTAAACAATTCCAAGAGTGGTTTAAAACGTTATAA
- a CDS encoding VOC family protein, translating into MKKRVTGIGGLFFKTKDPKASKDWYKNHLGFNTDDYGCTFWWKDKDGKDCSTQWSPFKDDTKYFDPSKKGFMFNYRVENLKELLVTLEAEGVTIVGEMQEYEYGKFGWILDNEGNKIELWEPVDKAFL; encoded by the coding sequence ATGAAAAAACGAGTCACAGGTATTGGTGGATTATTTTTTAAAACAAAAGATCCAAAAGCATCAAAAGATTGGTACAAAAATCATTTAGGATTCAATACCGATGATTACGGTTGTACCTTTTGGTGGAAAGACAAAGATGGTAAAGATTGCTCAACACAATGGAGTCCTTTTAAAGATGACACTAAATACTTTGACCCTTCTAAAAAAGGATTTATGTTCAATTATCGTGTTGAAAATTTAAAGGAACTATTAGTGACTTTAGAGGCAGAAGGTGTCACTATAGTAGGCGAAATGCAAGAATATGAATATGGTAAGTTTGGTTGGATCTTAGATAATGAGGGCAATAAAATTGAACTTTGGGAGCCCGTAGACAAAGCCTTTCTCTAA
- a CDS encoding DUF1801 domain-containing protein: MQYKATSADDYISQVPAERQDTLKKLRKVINDNLPSGFQEGIQYGMIGYYVPHSVYPDGYHCDPKTPLPFMSFASQKNSVNLYHSGIYAKQELHDWFVSEYAKQCKRKLDMGKSCVRFKRLDEIPFDLIAELTRKMTSEEWIDIYETNIKKK, translated from the coding sequence ATGCAATACAAAGCAACTTCAGCTGACGACTATATTAGTCAGGTTCCAGCAGAGCGACAAGATACGCTCAAAAAATTACGCAAGGTTATCAATGACAATCTCCCATCCGGTTTTCAGGAAGGTATTCAATATGGAATGATTGGCTATTATGTACCGCATTCAGTATATCCAGATGGTTATCACTGTGATCCAAAAACACCTTTGCCTTTTATGAGTTTTGCTTCTCAAAAAAATTCAGTCAACTTATATCATAGCGGCATATATGCGAAACAAGAACTTCATGATTGGTTCGTAAGTGAGTACGCGAAACAATGTAAACGAAAATTAGATATGGGCAAAAGTTGTGTGCGTTTTAAACGCTTGGATGAGATTCCTTTTGATCTTATCGCTGAGCTTACCAGAAAAATGACTTCCGAAGAGTGGATAGATATCTACGAAACTAATATTAAGAAAAAATGA
- a CDS encoding TerB family tellurite resistance protein: MSFSELFESGFKKRNEDHFAAIVRVAMSDGIINDSEKAFLDRLATRLDITESDYKQILKDYRSHPINPPLSYDHRLERLYDLARMVWADHIEGPNQVSLLEKLCIGLGFNPENVKYITDKALTLVHYELDLDEFTERMKNMNQ, translated from the coding sequence ATGTCATTTTCAGAATTATTCGAAAGCGGATTTAAAAAGCGTAATGAAGACCATTTTGCAGCTATCGTGAGAGTTGCGATGAGTGATGGAATTATCAATGACTCGGAAAAAGCATTTTTAGATCGTTTAGCGACACGTTTAGATATCACAGAGAGCGATTATAAACAGATTTTAAAAGATTATAGAAGTCATCCAATCAATCCACCATTATCTTACGATCATCGTTTAGAGCGCTTGTATGATTTAGCGCGTATGGTATGGGCCGATCACATAGAGGGACCAAACCAAGTAAGCCTATTAGAAAAACTATGTATTGGTTTAGGGTTCAATCCGGAGAATGTTAAATATATTACAGATAAAGCACTAACCTTAGTGCATTATGAATTAGATTTAGATGAGTTTACTGAGCGTATGAAAAACATGAATCAGTAG
- a CDS encoding lysophospholipid acyltransferase family protein: protein MTKQQDTGLVNAKEVSKAIKADKYGFLGTFIGWLLMKVLKISTLNKVYKRNKHLSDGEFLNGILDDFQIKFEIPEEDLKRLPKEGPYITVSNHPLGGIDGILLLKLMIEQRQDFKIIANFLLHRIEPLKPYIMPVNPFEDRKDVKSSVTGFKNAILHLRDGHPLGIFPAGEVSTYRDGKLVVDKPWEEAAMKLIKKAEVPVVPIYFHAKNSKLFYKLSKISDTFRTAKLPSELLTQKNRIIKVRIGKPISVNDQKEQTTIADFSEFLRRKTYMLSNAFDTKPKILDNISNTLKPPAKPPKRIVGSVSSEKMASEVEALRSGDFRLLVSKNYEVYLTSAELIPNILHEIGRLREITFRAIGEGTNEAIDLDSFDTYYHHMFLWDTETKQLAGAYRMGLGSKIYARYGIDGFYLQDLFRFEPELYKMMSESIEMGRAFIIKEYQQKPMPLFLLWKGIVHTTLRYPEHKYLIGGVSISNQFSNFSKSLMIEFMKSHYYDPYVAQYVHPKKEFKVILKDADKDFVFDATEADLNKFDKIIDEIEPGALRLPVLLKKYIKQNAKLVAFNVDPLFNNSVDGLMYIKIADLPESTVKPVMEEFQAELERKFSNNNEA from the coding sequence ATGACCAAACAACAAGATACAGGATTAGTTAACGCAAAAGAAGTTTCTAAAGCAATTAAAGCTGATAAATACGGTTTTTTAGGCACCTTTATTGGATGGTTGTTAATGAAGGTGTTAAAGATATCAACGCTTAATAAAGTCTATAAGCGCAATAAGCATTTGAGTGATGGAGAGTTTTTAAATGGGATTTTAGATGATTTTCAAATAAAATTTGAAATTCCAGAAGAAGATTTAAAGCGCTTGCCTAAAGAAGGTCCTTATATTACAGTATCTAATCATCCACTTGGAGGTATTGATGGGATATTGCTATTAAAGCTCATGATTGAGCAACGCCAAGACTTTAAAATTATTGCTAATTTTCTACTGCATAGAATAGAGCCCTTGAAGCCATATATTATGCCTGTAAACCCTTTTGAAGACCGAAAGGATGTCAAATCAAGTGTGACAGGATTTAAAAATGCCATATTACATTTGAGAGATGGTCATCCTTTGGGGATTTTTCCGGCGGGAGAGGTTTCTACCTATAGAGATGGAAAGCTGGTAGTTGATAAACCATGGGAGGAAGCTGCTATGAAACTAATTAAGAAGGCCGAAGTACCAGTCGTCCCTATTTATTTCCATGCTAAAAATAGCAAGCTTTTTTATAAACTTTCGAAGATTAGTGATACGTTTAGAACTGCTAAGTTACCTTCGGAATTATTAACACAAAAAAACCGAATAATTAAGGTGAGAATAGGGAAGCCTATTTCAGTAAATGATCAGAAAGAGCAAACAACAATTGCTGATTTTTCTGAATTTCTTAGACGAAAAACCTACATGTTATCTAATGCTTTCGATACTAAACCTAAGATCTTAGATAATATTTCAAATACTTTAAAGCCTCCAGCTAAACCTCCAAAACGGATTGTAGGTTCAGTAAGTTCTGAAAAGATGGCCTCAGAGGTTGAAGCTTTACGCTCTGGTGATTTCAGGCTGCTTGTTAGTAAAAACTATGAAGTATATTTAACGTCAGCAGAACTCATACCAAATATTCTTCATGAAATTGGGCGATTGCGGGAAATTACATTTAGAGCAATAGGAGAAGGGACAAACGAAGCCATAGATTTAGATAGTTTTGACACTTATTATCACCATATGTTTTTATGGGATACAGAGACTAAACAATTGGCTGGCGCCTACAGAATGGGATTAGGCTCAAAGATTTATGCCCGTTACGGAATAGATGGGTTTTATCTTCAAGATCTGTTTAGGTTTGAACCTGAATTGTATAAAATGATGAGCGAATCTATAGAAATGGGAAGAGCGTTTATTATTAAGGAATACCAGCAAAAACCAATGCCTTTATTTTTACTCTGGAAAGGTATCGTACATACCACATTACGATATCCAGAACACAAATACCTTATAGGCGGTGTGAGTATTAGTAATCAGTTTTCAAATTTCTCAAAGTCATTAATGATAGAGTTTATGAAATCACATTACTACGATCCTTATGTCGCTCAGTATGTGCATCCCAAAAAAGAGTTTAAGGTCATATTAAAAGATGCCGATAAAGATTTTGTGTTTGATGCGACAGAAGCGGATTTGAATAAATTTGATAAAATCATTGATGAGATAGAACCTGGAGCATTGCGTTTACCCGTATTACTAAAAAAGTATATCAAACAAAATGCAAAGCTTGTGGCGTTTAATGTTGATCCTTTATTCAATAATTCAGTTGATGGTTTGATGTATATTAAAATAGCCGATCTTCCTGAAAGCACAGTAAAACCTGTAATGGAGGAGTTTCAAGCAGAGTTGGAACGAAAATTCTCAAATAATAATGAAGCATAG
- a CDS encoding GNAT family N-acetyltransferase: protein MTFSIRQATKNDMSKVLDLIYELAIFEKEPDAVKVTVDDLVTHGFGDHPKFQCFVAEHDGIIQGMALVYERFSTWKGPVLHLEDLVVTQTMRGAGLGTALLDHVVKYGHSRGVKRIGWEVLDWNELAIRFYEKKGAIVKRDWDLVQLNEQEIETYIANI from the coding sequence ATGACATTTTCTATCAGACAAGCGACTAAAAATGACATGTCCAAAGTATTAGACCTTATTTATGAGCTCGCTATTTTTGAAAAAGAACCAGATGCTGTGAAAGTAACGGTTGACGATTTGGTAACCCATGGTTTTGGAGATCATCCTAAATTTCAATGTTTTGTTGCTGAACACGATGGAATTATACAAGGGATGGCTTTAGTTTACGAACGTTTTTCTACTTGGAAGGGTCCTGTGCTCCACCTTGAAGACTTAGTGGTTACGCAAACTATGAGAGGTGCGGGATTAGGAACTGCACTCTTGGATCACGTTGTAAAATATGGTCATAGTCGAGGCGTTAAACGCATTGGATGGGAAGTATTAGATTGGAATGAGTTAGCAATTCGATTTTACGAAAAAAAAGGAGCAATTGTGAAGCGAGATTGGGATCTTGTTCAACTTAATGAACAAGAAATAGAAACATATATAGCAAATATATAG
- a CDS encoding carboxypeptidase-like regulatory domain-containing protein, whose protein sequence is MKHSIVVFISFLFSAYSFSQSIKGIVLDVKTNLPIETVAVYFDNTTIGTTTNEKGEFEIDKREGVNSPLIISFLGYEKVFLTNYNSKTFYKVLLVPTTSQLDEVVITSYDGMSKALKLKYFKEQFLGQSENGASCTILNEDDLILRFNKSTKQLVASSTKPISIKNENLQYQIQFEIKDFVIDFRYVNIKKEIYRIESVIYTGTTFFKDLLKNKETSHVQRDSTYKGSVLHFMRALSNSRLEDEGYQVFTNGFKVDASKYISVRALEDTVKFAVKLRLPLSVVYNRDYQSGLRKSIKHSSGDKDKQTQKSYYNTIITIDQYGNYSPIGAFYFVGYMSNLRIGDMLPLDFAIDI, encoded by the coding sequence ATGAAGCATAGTATAGTTGTCTTTATTAGTTTTCTGTTTTCAGCCTATTCATTTTCTCAAAGTATTAAAGGCATCGTGCTGGATGTAAAAACCAATTTACCTATTGAAACAGTTGCGGTCTATTTTGATAATACGACAATAGGGACAACAACTAATGAAAAAGGCGAATTTGAAATTGACAAAAGAGAAGGCGTCAACTCACCTTTAATCATTTCTTTTTTAGGTTATGAAAAAGTGTTCTTAACGAACTATAATTCAAAAACATTCTATAAAGTTTTATTAGTCCCTACTACTAGTCAGTTAGATGAAGTCGTTATTACATCTTATGATGGGATGTCAAAAGCTTTAAAGCTGAAATATTTTAAGGAACAATTTTTAGGACAATCTGAGAATGGAGCATCTTGTACCATTTTGAATGAGGATGATCTTATTCTTAGATTTAATAAATCTACTAAACAGTTGGTTGCGTCTTCTACCAAACCCATTAGTATTAAAAATGAAAATCTTCAATATCAAATTCAGTTTGAAATAAAAGACTTTGTAATAGATTTCAGATATGTGAATATTAAAAAGGAAATCTATAGAATTGAATCTGTCATTTATACTGGTACAACCTTTTTTAAGGACTTGCTGAAAAATAAAGAAACATCTCATGTACAAAGGGACAGCACCTATAAAGGTTCTGTTTTACATTTTATGAGAGCGCTATCAAATAGTCGTCTGGAAGATGAAGGCTATCAAGTTTTTACTAATGGGTTTAAGGTTGATGCTTCAAAATATATTTCAGTGAGAGCTCTTGAAGACACTGTTAAGTTTGCTGTCAAATTAAGGCTGCCATTAAGTGTTGTTTATAATAGAGATTATCAATCAGGCCTGAGGAAATCTATAAAACACTCAAGTGGTGATAAGGATAAACAAACACAGAAATCATATTATAATACGATTATAACTATAGATCAATATGGAAATTATAGCCCTATTGGTGCATTCTATTTCGTAGGATACATGTCTAATTTAAGAATTGGCGACATGCTTCCTTTAGATTTTGCCATAGACATTTAA
- a CDS encoding DUF6428 family protein → MKTQDLFSLLEQHKDKALLFEYAPNCFVGTNYHITEVKHITIDSVDCGAQTDSWKETIIQLWESPNDIENSKHMSVLKALGILKKVGQMKPYILNAEVKFEYSNSSFHTAQLFVNQSKIDDGKLIIQLGIEKTDCKAKDTCGIAEPAMEQETQDEPCCSPTGNCC, encoded by the coding sequence ATGAAAACACAAGACTTATTCTCATTACTAGAACAACATAAAGACAAGGCTTTACTATTTGAGTACGCTCCAAATTGCTTTGTTGGAACCAACTATCACATTACTGAAGTTAAACACATAACTATTGATTCTGTAGATTGTGGCGCTCAAACAGACTCTTGGAAAGAAACCATCATTCAACTCTGGGAAAGCCCCAATGACATTGAAAATAGTAAACATATGTCTGTACTTAAAGCTTTAGGTATTCTAAAGAAAGTAGGTCAAATGAAACCCTATATTCTCAATGCGGAAGTGAAATTTGAATACAGTAATAGTTCATTTCATACTGCTCAATTGTTTGTAAATCAATCTAAAATAGATGACGGAAAACTAATCATACAACTAGGAATAGAAAAAACCGATTGCAAAGCAAAAGATACTTGTGGCATCGCTGAACCAGCAATGGAACAAGAAACCCAAGATGAACCTTGCTGCTCTCCAACTGGCAACTGTTGTTAA
- a CDS encoding 2-hydroxyacid dehydrogenase produces MKILHLDTNHPLLIQQLNGLGFTNDENYTASKEVIEQDIHQYHGCIIRSRFNIDKQFLDAATNLKFIGRVGAGLENIDCDYAQQKGIKLIAAPEGNRNAVGEHSLAMLLSLFNKLNKADKEVREGQWLREANRGIELDGKTVGLIGYGNMGKAFAKKLRGFDVNVLCYDIKPKVGDANAIQVSLEELQEKADVLSLHTPETPLTINIVDSNFINAFKKSFWLINTARGKSVVTQDLVSALKSGKILGAGLDVLEYEKSSFENLFSSKMPEVLESLMSAENVILTPHVAGWTVESKEKLAQTIVDKIKIEFCYL; encoded by the coding sequence TTGAAAATTCTCCACTTAGACACAAATCATCCGTTACTTATTCAGCAACTTAATGGCTTAGGGTTTACCAATGATGAAAATTACACCGCTTCTAAAGAAGTGATTGAGCAAGATATTCATCAATATCATGGTTGTATCATTCGCAGTCGTTTTAATATCGACAAACAATTCCTAGATGCGGCCACCAACTTAAAATTTATTGGACGCGTTGGCGCAGGATTAGAAAACATAGATTGCGATTATGCCCAACAAAAAGGAATCAAATTAATTGCAGCTCCTGAAGGAAATCGCAATGCCGTTGGAGAACATAGTTTGGCAATGCTATTATCGCTTTTTAATAAATTGAATAAAGCCGATAAAGAAGTACGGGAAGGTCAATGGCTGCGAGAAGCAAATCGTGGAATAGAACTTGACGGCAAAACTGTGGGTCTTATTGGCTACGGAAATATGGGAAAAGCCTTTGCTAAGAAACTTCGCGGTTTTGATGTAAATGTGCTTTGTTATGATATCAAACCCAAAGTAGGCGATGCAAATGCCATTCAAGTATCGTTAGAAGAACTTCAAGAAAAAGCAGATGTATTGAGCCTACATACTCCTGAAACACCGCTCACAATTAATATAGTTGACTCCAATTTTATCAATGCTTTTAAAAAGTCGTTTTGGCTCATTAATACCGCTCGTGGTAAAAGTGTAGTAACCCAAGATTTAGTTTCTGCATTAAAATCTGGTAAAATATTAGGTGCTGGTTTAGATGTTTTAGAATATGAAAAATCATCTTTTGAAAACTTATTTTCATCTAAAATGCCCGAAGTATTGGAGTCTCTTATGTCCGCAGAAAATGTGATTTTAACCCCACATGTCGCTGGATGGACCGTTGAAAGCAAAGAAAAATTAGCACAAACCATTGTCGATAAAATAAAAATAGAATTTTGTTATCTTTAG
- the fbp gene encoding class 1 fructose-bisphosphatase, translating into MSQKNQTLGEFIIENQSSFKYTSGELSRLINSIRLAAKVVNHEVNKAGLVDIIGVAGDINIQGEDQQKLDVYANDKFIQTMTKRNIVCGIASEEEDDFISINSQDENHQNKYVVLIDPLDGSSNIDVNVSVGTIFSIYRRVTPVGTPVTIQDFLQKGNQQVAAGYIIYGTSTMLVYTTGDGVNGFTLNPAIGTFYLSHPNMEFPKNGKIYSVNEGNYIHFPQGIKDYIKYCQMEEGDRPYTSRYIGSLVSDFHRNMIKGGIYMYPKSSLNSNGKLRLLYECNPMAFIAEQANGKASDGFTKIMDIKPTELHQRVPFICGSKNMVEKAEEFMLNAQKKATN; encoded by the coding sequence ATGTCTCAAAAGAATCAAACTCTTGGTGAATTCATCATTGAAAATCAATCTTCTTTTAAATACACTTCTGGCGAGTTATCACGTCTCATAAACTCCATTCGATTAGCTGCAAAAGTTGTTAATCATGAAGTTAATAAAGCAGGTTTAGTTGATATCATTGGAGTTGCTGGAGATATCAATATTCAAGGTGAAGATCAGCAAAAATTGGATGTTTACGCTAATGACAAGTTCATTCAAACCATGACCAAGCGAAATATTGTTTGTGGCATTGCTAGTGAAGAGGAAGACGATTTTATTTCTATCAATAGTCAAGATGAGAATCATCAAAATAAATACGTTGTCTTAATTGATCCTTTAGATGGATCCTCAAATATTGATGTTAATGTTTCTGTAGGTACTATTTTCTCAATATACAGGCGCGTTACTCCTGTAGGTACTCCTGTAACCATTCAAGATTTCCTCCAAAAAGGAAACCAACAAGTCGCAGCAGGTTACATTATTTACGGAACATCAACAATGCTTGTATACACCACTGGAGATGGTGTAAACGGTTTTACGCTAAACCCAGCAATTGGAACATTTTATTTATCACATCCAAATATGGAGTTTCCAAAAAACGGTAAAATATATTCTGTGAATGAAGGGAATTATATCCACTTCCCACAAGGTATAAAAGATTATATCAAATACTGTCAAATGGAAGAAGGAGATCGACCATATACAAGTCGTTATATTGGTTCTTTAGTTTCTGATTTTCATAGAAATATGATTAAGGGTGGTATTTATATGTATCCAAAAAGTTCACTAAACTCTAACGGTAAGTTACGTTTGCTTTATGAATGCAATCCAATGGCTTTTATCGCTGAACAAGCTAATGGTAAAGCAAGTGATGGTTTCACTAAAATTATGGATATCAAACCTACCGAACTACACCAGCGTGTTCCTTTTATTTGCGGAAGTAAAAACATGGTTGAGAAAGCTGAAGAATTTATGTTAAACGCACAAAAAAAAGCGACAAATTAA
- a CDS encoding aspartate kinase: MQIFKFGGASVKNAEGVKNLASVLQQVGYTNTLVVVSAMGKTTNALELVIKNYFDNKAELQSSIQEVKKYHNEILLDLFENTQHAIFKKVASFFEDLDHFLRRNKSPDYNFVYDQVIGYGELTSTTIISAYLNDIGIKNNWLDVREFIKTDDYYRRANVNWEQTQTNIKECFDTKILNITQGFLGSNSNNFTTTLGREGSDYTAAIFGYCLNAESVTIWKDVPGILNADPRYFENAQLLHSISYREAIELAFYGASVIHPKTLQPLQQKEIPLFVKSFLNPKNEGTMVGKGVGLDPDIPCFIVKKNQVLISLSSLDFSYIVEENISQIFKLLHLYKMKVDVIQNSAISFSVCFENSYSNLERLLQHLKAKFKVTCYENVNLYTIRHYNEQAVSSLETGKELLLKQLTQETIQIVTK, from the coding sequence ATGCAAATATTCAAATTTGGAGGTGCTTCGGTAAAAAATGCTGAAGGAGTCAAAAACTTGGCATCAGTCCTACAACAAGTCGGATACACTAATACACTTGTTGTGGTTTCAGCAATGGGAAAAACCACAAATGCACTTGAACTCGTCATCAAAAACTACTTTGATAATAAAGCCGAACTCCAAAGCTCAATTCAAGAGGTTAAAAAATATCACAATGAAATTTTATTAGACCTTTTTGAGAACACACAACATGCAATATTTAAAAAAGTTGCATCCTTCTTTGAAGACTTAGACCATTTTTTAAGACGAAATAAATCTCCTGATTATAATTTTGTTTATGATCAAGTCATTGGTTATGGCGAGTTGACATCTACCACTATCATTAGCGCTTACCTAAATGATATTGGTATTAAAAATAATTGGTTAGATGTTAGGGAGTTCATTAAAACAGATGATTATTACCGACGAGCTAATGTCAATTGGGAGCAAACGCAAACAAATATAAAGGAGTGTTTTGACACTAAAATACTTAATATCACACAGGGGTTTTTGGGAAGTAATTCCAATAATTTTACCACAACTTTAGGCAGGGAAGGAAGTGATTATACTGCAGCCATTTTTGGGTATTGTTTAAATGCGGAAAGCGTTACAATTTGGAAGGATGTACCAGGGATTTTGAATGCCGATCCTCGTTATTTTGAAAACGCGCAACTGCTTCATAGTATCTCGTATAGAGAAGCTATAGAATTGGCCTTTTATGGAGCTTCAGTGATACACCCCAAGACACTACAGCCGCTGCAACAAAAAGAAATACCTCTTTTTGTAAAATCGTTTTTAAACCCTAAAAATGAGGGTACAATGGTAGGTAAAGGGGTAGGGTTAGATCCAGATATTCCTTGTTTTATCGTAAAGAAGAATCAGGTATTAATCTCATTATCATCATTAGATTTTAGTTATATCGTAGAGGAAAACATTAGTCAGATCTTTAAATTATTGCATTTGTATAAAATGAAAGTTGACGTGATACAAAATTCTGCCATTAGTTTTTCGGTTTGTTTTGAAAACTCATATAGTAACCTTGAACGTTTACTTCAGCATTTAAAGGCAAAATTTAAAGTAACATGTTATGAAAACGTGAATCTGTATACTATAAGACACTATAACGAACAAGCTGTTTCTTCGTTAGAAACGGGTAAAGAATTGCTTTTAAAACAGTTAACACAGGAAACCATACAGATAGTAACTAAATAG
- a CDS encoding helix-turn-helix transcriptional regulator encodes MGVTKQFIFPDNINEIAMLAKVFAHPARLAILKYISEQDGCICNDLVDEIGLSQATISQHLSVIGDSGLLKGTFEGKKKCYCINVERFSEIQLLLNSFLNNTKSNCC; translated from the coding sequence ATGGGAGTTACAAAGCAATTTATTTTTCCAGATAATATCAATGAAATTGCAATGCTTGCAAAAGTATTTGCTCATCCTGCGCGTTTGGCTATTTTAAAATACATTAGCGAGCAAGACGGTTGTATCTGCAATGATTTAGTCGATGAAATAGGCTTGTCTCAAGCTACAATCTCTCAACATTTATCGGTCATTGGTGATAGTGGATTATTAAAAGGAACTTTTGAAGGTAAGAAAAAATGTTACTGTATAAATGTTGAACGATTTAGTGAGATTCAACTTTTACTGAACTCTTTCTTAAACAATACTAAATCCAACTGCTGCTAA